In Streptomyces sp. P3, one DNA window encodes the following:
- a CDS encoding styrene monooxygenase/indole monooxygenase family protein, translating to MRKILVVGAGQSGLQLALGLQSHGYEATLMSNRTADEIRSGRVMSTQCMFHTALQHERDLQLNFWEQQAPKIQGLGVSVAAPGSHDPGPTQRAIDWLGRLDGFAQSVDQRVKMAGWMETFAQRGGQLVIHGAAVSDLDYFSRAYDLVLVSAGKGELVQMFGRDAERSPYAEPQRALAVAYVHGLGPRPEHPDTEAVRCNLVPGVGELFVMPTLTTSGRADILFWEGIPGGPLDVFNGVKDPAEHLSLTLELMEKFTPWEYARATRVELTDAGGTLAGRYAPTVRNPVGRLPGGGLVLGVADVVVANDPITGQGSNSAAKCAAAYLASILERGEKEFDEEWMRATFDRYWDTAQHVTKWTNAMLAPPPEHIVNLLGAAGQLPPVADRFANAFNDPADFENFFYEPAKTGAYLAEVTGA from the coding sequence ATGCGGAAGATACTCGTCGTCGGAGCCGGCCAGTCCGGACTCCAGCTCGCCCTCGGCCTCCAGTCGCACGGGTACGAGGCCACCCTGATGTCGAACCGGACGGCGGACGAGATCCGCTCCGGCCGCGTCATGTCGACGCAGTGCATGTTCCACACGGCCCTGCAGCACGAGCGCGACCTCCAACTGAACTTCTGGGAGCAGCAGGCCCCGAAGATCCAGGGCCTCGGCGTCTCGGTCGCCGCCCCGGGCTCGCACGACCCCGGCCCCACCCAGCGCGCGATCGACTGGCTGGGCCGGCTCGACGGTTTCGCCCAGTCCGTCGACCAGCGCGTGAAGATGGCCGGCTGGATGGAGACGTTCGCCCAGCGCGGCGGCCAGCTGGTGATCCACGGCGCGGCGGTCTCCGACCTCGACTACTTCTCCCGCGCCTACGACCTCGTCCTGGTCTCCGCGGGCAAGGGCGAACTCGTCCAGATGTTCGGCCGGGACGCCGAACGCTCCCCCTACGCCGAGCCGCAGCGTGCCCTCGCCGTCGCCTACGTCCACGGGCTGGGCCCACGCCCGGAGCACCCGGACACCGAGGCGGTCCGCTGCAACCTGGTGCCCGGCGTCGGCGAACTGTTCGTCATGCCGACGCTCACCACCTCCGGCCGCGCGGACATCCTGTTCTGGGAGGGCATACCCGGCGGCCCCCTGGACGTCTTCAACGGCGTCAAGGACCCGGCCGAGCACCTCTCCCTGACCCTGGAGCTCATGGAGAAGTTCACGCCCTGGGAGTACGCGCGGGCCACCAGGGTGGAACTGACGGACGCGGGCGGCACGCTCGCCGGCCGTTACGCCCCCACGGTCCGCAACCCGGTCGGCCGCCTCCCCGGCGGCGGCCTGGTGCTGGGCGTCGCGGACGTCGTCGTCGCCAACGACCCGATCACCGGCCAGGGTTCCAACTCGGCCGCCAAGTGCGCGGCCGCCTACCTCGCGTCGATCCTCGAGCGCGGGGAGAAGGAGTTCGACGAGGAGTGGATGCGCGCCACGTTCGACCGGTACTGGGACACCGCGCAGCACGTCACCAAGTGGACCAACGCGATGCTGGCCCCGCCGCCGGAGCACATCGTCAACCTGCTGGGCGCGGCCGGACAGCTGCCGCCCGTGGCCGATCGCTTCGCCAACGCCTTCAACGACCCGGCGGACTTCGAGAACTTCTTCTACGAACCGGCG
- a CDS encoding ATP/GTP-binding protein, which produces MDSVVSDAASSPGVTPAVEPDEPLQPWQTDRTRAPVATKIVVAGGFGAGKTTLVGAVSEIEPLQTEALMTQASEESDDLTGTPEKVTTTVAMDYGRLTLDDDLVLYLFGTPGQQRFWFMWDDLVRGAIGAVVLADTRRLKDCFPALDYFESCGLPYVVAVNHFDGSDLFEPADVREALTVPPHIPVMIMDARRRISVIETLLALVGHALDETPE; this is translated from the coding sequence GTGGACTCCGTCGTCTCTGACGCCGCCTCCTCCCCCGGCGTCACCCCCGCCGTCGAACCCGACGAACCCCTGCAGCCCTGGCAGACGGACCGCACCCGGGCCCCCGTCGCCACGAAGATCGTGGTGGCGGGCGGCTTCGGAGCCGGCAAGACCACCCTGGTCGGCGCCGTTTCGGAGATCGAGCCCCTCCAGACGGAGGCGCTGATGACCCAGGCGAGCGAGGAGAGCGACGACCTCACCGGCACCCCGGAGAAGGTCACCACCACGGTCGCCATGGACTACGGCCGGCTCACCCTCGACGACGACCTGGTGCTCTACCTGTTCGGCACGCCGGGCCAGCAGCGGTTCTGGTTCATGTGGGACGACCTGGTGCGCGGCGCGATCGGTGCGGTCGTGCTGGCCGACACCCGCCGTCTGAAGGACTGCTTCCCCGCCCTGGACTACTTCGAGAGCTGCGGCTTGCCGTACGTCGTCGCCGTCAACCACTTCGACGGGAGCGACCTGTTCGAGCCGGCGGACGTACGGGAGGCGCTGACGGTCCCCCCGCACATACCTGTCATGATCATGGATGCGCGGCGCCGGATCTCGGTGATCGAGACCCTCCTGGCCCTGGTGGGCCACGCGCTCGACGAAACCCCCGAGTAG
- a CDS encoding DUF742 domain-containing protein, which yields MSTGPKNLRQQLPVRGGDRKPARVRPYSLTGGRTRFGHVLLVETFVAALEAPEERRELTGGSLKSTVMPELRAIVELCRRMRTVAEIAALLRMPLGVVRVLLSDLADQGKIRVYGTGTAHGTGRPDRALLERVLSGLRRL from the coding sequence ATGAGCACCGGCCCGAAGAACCTCAGGCAGCAGCTCCCCGTCCGAGGCGGCGACCGCAAGCCGGCCCGGGTGCGGCCCTACTCGCTCACCGGCGGGCGCACCCGTTTCGGCCATGTCCTCCTCGTGGAGACGTTCGTCGCGGCACTCGAGGCCCCCGAAGAACGGCGGGAGTTGACGGGAGGGTCGCTCAAGTCCACCGTCATGCCCGAACTGCGGGCCATCGTCGAACTGTGCCGCCGGATGCGCACGGTGGCCGAGATCGCCGCGCTGCTGAGGATGCCGCTCGGCGTGGTCCGGGTGCTCCTCAGCGACCTCGCGGACCAGGGAAAGATCCGTGTGTACGGCACCGGTACCGCTCACGGTACGGGCCGTCCCGACCGCGCTCTGCTGGAAAGGGTGCTGAGTGGACTCCGTCGTCTCTGA
- a CDS encoding roadblock/LC7 domain-containing protein, whose product MTAPSTFGLSSEARNLHWLLSNLVEEVPGIRSVAVVSSDGLLLLSSDPGRNAAARQAGESRPTGPRGSSADLATIVSGIGSLTIGAARLMTFGGVKHTMVAMEEGSLFVMAISDGSLLGVHGSADCDMSVVSYHMALFVGRAGHVLTPELRSELRQSLESETTGSPR is encoded by the coding sequence TTGACCGCGCCCAGTACCTTCGGACTGAGCAGTGAAGCCCGTAACCTGCACTGGCTGTTGAGCAACCTCGTGGAGGAGGTCCCCGGCATCCGGTCCGTCGCGGTCGTCTCCTCGGACGGCCTGCTGCTGCTCTCCTCGGACCCCGGCCGCAACGCCGCGGCCCGGCAGGCCGGGGAGAGCCGACCCACCGGGCCCCGCGGGTCCTCGGCGGACCTCGCCACCATCGTCTCCGGCATCGGCAGCCTCACCATCGGGGCGGCCCGGCTCATGACGTTCGGCGGGGTGAAGCACACCATGGTCGCCATGGAGGAGGGCAGCCTCTTCGTCATGGCGATCAGCGACGGCTCGCTCCTCGGAGTGCACGGCTCCGCCGACTGCGACATGAGCGTGGTGTCCTACCACATGGCTCTCTTCGTGGGCCGTGCCGGACATGTGCTCACCCCGGAACTCCGCAGCGAACTACGGCAGTCCCTGGAGTCCGAGACGACCGGGAGTCCGCGATGA
- a CDS encoding nitrate- and nitrite sensing domain-containing protein, with protein sequence MQKTRPRRTGRQTASEGGAERTPVGKGRPTHVRNRLIVAVAVVAAAIAGAGAPSVLAASGRLKDSQDLVTLAEQTQDALALARSLADERDEVTAYVAAGRAKSRAPSTQSSTRVDLQVRELTAETDVSAALRAALAAIPSARQSARTGKSTALQAHQDYSEAIAALHVLADRLAENTPARAGSGAYALAELDTAVQQASATRGLLLAALSVPTRNETDYDPVTGRTSTEKVSSDADAERRDALTAAAQQARLRSDAALADFREGAPEETLASYDSTVTGGDVDTAEAYLASLTDQPRLSDRELDTSVRKLDAALSARVDLMRGAEASLYGHRAEDLARLRDDDVTGLEIRVAVLGALMLLAVAVATGMARSLTRPLSVLRRGSARLVGAENPAAEEPVVFTGRNDEFAQVVRSVNALHEHAAILHERVATLESDRKHLVGQRQRMADAREELRAELGDAAAQLDGLRDSISGTFVNLALRTLGLVERQLAVIEGLEEREQDPDRLATLFKLDHFATVMRRHSENLLVLAGTEHVQQHAGPIPLVDVVRAAVSEIERYERVRISALPPHAHVAGFAADDLSHLLAELMENATSFSPPDLPVEVSGWLLENGEVMLSVQDEGIGITGDRLSRLNARLAEFDPETPYDQEGEDGLGLGLYVVARLAHRHGVRVRLREQKQGGVAAVVVLPAPLLAAAPAAAIPATSPASAATQGFTLPGADAEANSNVLPGRSPSADPLVALAERAVREARPPAEEQAPASAPEPEPASAPEPAHMPTPESLPAPDSTPTPDSTPDPEPGPGPAPEPTSTPTAEPVAHPPAERPAETTMELLLPSPPEAPNPGEESARWDDDDPAPAGPAPAAPATGPAPAAPATGPAPAAPVLPGARRAPDSTPDSTPATDTDLDTETEAEHTRTPDAPEEPVTDKGLPKRTPRITAPAQAPRRRTASVDADALRRRLGGFRRGAEAGYRDVEAEIAERTGQNRVPSPSAEPNAPHRAAREAHAHAEEDTGGTVEEASS encoded by the coding sequence GTGCAGAAGACGCGGCCTCGGCGTACAGGCAGGCAGACGGCCTCCGAGGGGGGCGCGGAGCGCACCCCCGTCGGCAAGGGCCGTCCGACCCATGTGCGCAACCGGCTGATCGTCGCGGTGGCCGTGGTGGCCGCCGCCATCGCCGGCGCAGGCGCCCCCTCCGTCCTGGCCGCGTCCGGCCGGCTGAAGGACTCCCAGGACCTGGTCACCCTGGCCGAGCAGACCCAGGACGCCCTCGCCCTCGCCCGGTCCCTGGCGGACGAGCGCGACGAGGTCACCGCCTACGTGGCGGCCGGCCGCGCCAAGTCCAGGGCCCCCTCCACGCAGAGCAGCACCAGGGTGGACCTCCAGGTGCGCGAGCTCACCGCCGAGACCGACGTCTCCGCCGCACTGCGCGCCGCCCTCGCCGCGATCCCCTCCGCACGGCAGTCCGCCCGCACCGGCAAGAGCACGGCGCTGCAGGCGCACCAGGACTACTCCGAGGCGATCGCCGCGCTCCATGTGCTCGCCGACCGGCTGGCGGAGAACACGCCGGCGCGCGCGGGCTCCGGCGCGTACGCCCTCGCCGAACTCGACACCGCCGTCCAGCAGGCCTCCGCGACCCGGGGTCTGCTGCTCGCGGCGCTCAGCGTGCCGACCAGGAACGAGACGGACTACGACCCCGTCACCGGCCGGACGAGCACCGAGAAGGTCTCCAGCGACGCGGACGCCGAACGGCGCGACGCCCTCACCGCCGCCGCACAGCAGGCACGGCTGCGTTCCGACGCGGCCCTGGCCGACTTCCGCGAGGGCGCGCCCGAGGAGACGCTGGCCTCGTACGACTCCACCGTGACCGGCGGGGACGTCGACACCGCCGAGGCCTACCTCGCGTCCCTCACCGACCAGCCCAGGCTGAGCGACCGCGAACTCGACACCTCCGTCAGGAAACTGGACGCCGCGCTCTCCGCGCGCGTCGACCTGATGCGCGGGGCCGAGGCCTCCCTGTACGGCCACCGCGCCGAGGATCTCGCCCGGCTGCGCGACGACGACGTCACCGGCCTGGAGATCCGCGTCGCCGTCCTCGGCGCGCTGATGCTGCTCGCCGTGGCCGTCGCCACGGGCATGGCACGCAGCCTCACCCGCCCGCTGTCCGTGCTGCGCCGCGGCTCGGCCAGGCTCGTGGGAGCGGAGAACCCGGCGGCCGAGGAACCGGTCGTGTTCACCGGCCGCAACGACGAGTTCGCCCAGGTCGTGCGCTCCGTCAACGCCCTGCACGAGCACGCCGCCATCCTCCACGAGCGGGTCGCCACGCTGGAGTCCGACCGCAAGCACCTCGTCGGACAGCGCCAGCGGATGGCCGACGCCCGGGAGGAACTGCGCGCCGAACTCGGCGACGCGGCAGCCCAGCTGGACGGCCTGCGGGACAGCATCAGCGGCACCTTCGTCAACCTCGCCCTGCGCACCCTGGGTCTGGTGGAGCGCCAGCTCGCCGTCATCGAGGGCCTGGAGGAGCGCGAGCAGGACCCCGACCGGCTGGCCACCCTCTTCAAGCTCGACCACTTCGCCACGGTCATGCGCCGCCACAGCGAGAACCTGCTGGTGCTGGCCGGCACCGAGCACGTCCAGCAGCACGCCGGTCCGATCCCGCTGGTGGACGTGGTCCGCGCCGCGGTCAGCGAGATCGAGCGCTACGAGCGGGTGCGGATCTCCGCGCTCCCGCCGCACGCACACGTGGCGGGTTTCGCCGCGGACGACCTCTCGCACCTGCTGGCCGAGCTGATGGAGAACGCCACCTCGTTCTCCCCGCCGGACCTGCCGGTCGAGGTCTCCGGCTGGCTTCTGGAGAACGGCGAGGTCATGCTCTCCGTCCAGGACGAGGGCATCGGGATCACGGGCGACCGGCTGAGCCGCCTCAACGCCCGCCTCGCCGAGTTCGACCCCGAGACGCCGTACGACCAGGAGGGCGAGGACGGTCTCGGCCTCGGCCTGTACGTGGTGGCCCGGCTCGCCCACCGGCACGGGGTGCGGGTGCGGCTGCGCGAACAGAAGCAGGGCGGCGTGGCGGCGGTCGTCGTCCTGCCGGCCCCGCTGCTGGCCGCCGCCCCGGCCGCCGCGATCCCGGCGACGTCCCCGGCCTCGGCCGCCACCCAGGGCTTCACCCTGCCCGGCGCGGACGCGGAGGCCAACTCCAACGTCCTGCCCGGCCGTTCGCCGTCCGCGGACCCGCTGGTCGCCCTGGCGGAGCGGGCGGTGCGCGAGGCCCGGCCCCCGGCGGAGGAGCAGGCGCCCGCGTCGGCGCCCGAGCCCGAGCCCGCGTCGGCGCCCGAGCCCGCGCACATGCCGACCCCCGAGTCCCTGCCCGCGCCCGATTCGACGCCGACGCCCGACTCGACGCCCGACCCGGAACCCGGACCCGGGCCGGCGCCCGAACCCACGTCGACGCCGACGGCGGAGCCGGTGGCGCACCCGCCCGCCGAGAGGCCGGCCGAGACGACGATGGAACTCCTGCTGCCGAGCCCGCCGGAAGCGCCGAACCCGGGGGAGGAGAGTGCCCGGTGGGACGACGACGACCCCGCCCCCGCCGGGCCGGCGCCCGCCGCACCGGCCACCGGGCCGGCGCCCGCCGCACCGGCCACCGGGCCGGCGCCCGCCGCACCGGTCCTGCCCGGGGCCCGACGGGCACCGGACAGCACCCCCGACAGCACCCCTGCCACCGACACCGACCTCGACACCGAGACCGAGGCGGAGCACACCCGCACCCCCGACGCCCCGGAAGAGCCCGTCACCGACAAGGGCCTTCCGAAGCGCACACCCAGGATCACCGCACCCGCACAGGCCCCGCGCCGGCGGACCGCCTCCGTCGACGCGGACGCCCTCCGCCGCCGTCTGGGCGGCTTCCGCCGGGGGGCGGAAGCCGGCTACCGCGACGTCGAAGCGGAGATCGCCGAACGAACGGGCCAGAACCGGGTCCCGTCACCTTCCGCGGAACCGAACGCACCGCACCGAGCAGCACGAGAAGCACACGCACACGCCGAAGAAGACACGGGGGGCACAGTCGAGGAGGCAAGCAGTTGA
- a CDS encoding MarR family winged helix-turn-helix transcriptional regulator — MERDDREFLSLERELTVLFRRARANQGEMAREVHPDLESAAYGLLVRLEECGRQRATELAAYIGVGKATMSRQLRALEQLGLVARAPDPADGRAWLVDLTEEGRTRVSRVREARRERYVSNFSHWDRVEVEELARLLHQLNRGMEK, encoded by the coding sequence GTGGAGCGGGACGACCGGGAGTTCCTCTCCCTGGAGCGGGAGCTGACCGTGCTGTTCCGCCGGGCCCGCGCCAACCAGGGGGAGATGGCCCGCGAGGTCCATCCGGACCTGGAGTCCGCCGCCTACGGGCTCCTCGTCCGGTTGGAGGAGTGCGGCCGGCAGCGGGCCACCGAGCTCGCCGCCTACATCGGCGTCGGCAAGGCCACCATGTCGCGCCAGTTGCGTGCCCTGGAACAGCTCGGCCTGGTCGCCCGCGCCCCGGACCCGGCGGACGGCCGGGCCTGGCTGGTCGACCTCACCGAGGAGGGCCGCACCCGGGTGAGCCGGGTCCGCGAGGCCCGCCGTGAGCGGTACGTCAGCAACTTCTCCCACTGGGACCGCGTCGAGGTCGAGGAGCTGGCACGACTGCTGCACCAGCTGAACCGGGGCATGGAGAAGTAG